A region of the Vanrija pseudolonga chromosome 2, complete sequence genome:
CTCCCAGCACCAGAAGGTCCTACCACCCAAGCAGCGCActctgcgcgcgcgtcaagAGACGACATTGTCAACAATCAACAACATCACTGCTTGCAATCACACACTCTACACAACTCCACCACAATGTCAAACGAAGAGACAAATCTCCCACTACCACAATACTacgcgcgcacgctgcggTCCCTCGTGCCCATCTTCAACGACAGCATCAGCCTGTCGGACGAGGGTGCCCAAGCGACCCTCAGCCATGCCATCGACGACCTGTACCTCATCAGTCGGATGCTCACCTCGCTGCACGTGTTCAGCGACAACGAGAGCATCGACGAGATCGGCGACAAGGAGCTCGCGTTCATGACGGTCCCCTGGGTGCTggggcaggccgaggccaaaGGAGGCCTCGGCGGCTACGACCAGCGCAAGGACGCGCTCCGCCGCTCCGAGACGGCCCTCAACGCCttccagcagctcctccaGAGCTACAAGGTCCTCGggtcggacgaggaggccgagagcagcggcagcggcagcggtgctgccgtccccgctgaccccgccaagcggcgcgaggccaagaTTCGTGCGTACAggcgcgagaaggagctcaaggagaaCATTTCAGTGAGTGGGGTACGAGGGGTTTGTGTACCAATGCTGACTCGCCAGAACGCGCTCCCCGGCCACCCCGACCCGTCGTCTACGCCGCTCGAGTTCATCCTCGccctgctgcctgccgctCCCGGCGTTGCCCGcgagtcgtcgacgtccgtgaacgacgag
Encoded here:
- the SPCC63.05 gene encoding putative protein5 produces the protein MSNEETNLPLPQYYARTLRSLVPIFNDSISLSDEGAQATLSHAIDDLYLISRMLTSLHVFSDNESIDEIGDKELAFMTVPWVLGQAEAKGGLGGYDQRKDALRRSETALNAFQQLLQSYKVLGSDEEAESSGSGSGAAVPADPAKRREAKIRAYRREKELKENISNALPGHPDPSSTPLEFILALLPAAPGVARESSTSVNDEEPELRDASLLILRLLREQAVATLANNAMELEILAQAPPEPVQGPLDDPRARRTEDDAAEWRLDRKLAGAVKPRELISGGGRVLRPFTILPSTTALSDRQRLQSEVFRSSHRLPTMTIDEYLAEEQRRGNIITGGGQASYDAPTESELLELEAENDGSAAAEEAAEKKRQKDENWARFTDDNRKGAGNTMNRG